One region of Anthonomus grandis grandis chromosome 22, icAntGran1.3, whole genome shotgun sequence genomic DNA includes:
- the LOC126748912 gene encoding uncharacterized protein LOC126748912, protein MPRVKKFDINAYSLKDQITVYEAVTTMLNSPDILAECYPDGGLKLMEVRRKLKKAIIAKNNAIHPKTRINLMELTVNYSLPNHGKRCECSNELARELFKTILKPNSGFFGFSLLKSAFEDFDLEDLIHRFVAGRIFAGIFYGVAFLFYMFCIYLIIRWWRLIYGLDSI, encoded by the exons ATGCCCCGCGTAAAAAAGTTCGATATAAATGCATATTCACTCAAAGACCAAATTACGGTCTATGAAGCAGTCACCACTATGCTAAATAGCCc GGATATCCTTGCCGAATGCTATCCTGACGGAGGGTTAAAACTAATGGAGGTGAGAAGAAAGCTTAAGAAGGCAATCATTGCCAAGAACAATGCGATACACCCTAAAACCAGGATCAATCTCATGGAGCTGACGGTGAATTATTCGCTTCCCAACCACGGAAAACGCTGTGAGTGTAGCAATGAACTGGCCCGAGAATTATTTAAGACCATATTGAAGCCCAATTCTGGCTTCTTCGGGTTTTCTCTGCTGAAGTCCGCTTTTGAGGACTTCGACCTAGAGGACTTGATCCACAGATTTGTGGCGGGACGCATATTCGCAGGCATATTCTACGGTGTGGCCTTCCTCTTCTACATGTTTTGCATTTATTTGATAATCCGTTGGTGGAGGTTAATTTACGGCCTTGATTCCATTTGA